The sequence TGACATCATCATTTTGTCTGACGAAGTTTATGAATACATCACTTTTGAAGAGAAACATATTTCGGCACACACAAAAGATTTTCTTATTGATCGTTGCGTAATGGTTTCCTCTTTCGGAAAATCATTTCATATTACAGGTTGGAAAATTGGGTACACGATTGCGCCAGAGCATTTAATGAAAGAAATCAAAAAAGTACATCAGTTTTTGGTTTTCAGCGTTAACAGTATTTCACAATTTGCGATTAGTGAATATTTGGACGTTGTTGACGTGAATTTGCTTGGAAAATTCTATCAGGAAAAACGAGATTATTTTCAGAAACTGCTTCAAAACAGCCTATTTGAATTGAAACCTTGTGAAGGAACTTATTTTCAAGTTGCTTCTTACGCCAATATTTCAAATGAAGATGATGTCACTTTCTGCAAAAATTTAATTATCAATCATGGCGTTGCCGCAATTCCGATTTCTACATTTTATTCCGATCATAAAGACCAGAAATTGATTCGTTTTTGTTTCGCAAAAGACAATTTCACCCTTGAATCTGCCGCAAAAAAACTGTGCGAAATATAAAGTTTATCAAAATTTTATAACAATATTATGCGTGCATCCTATTTTTTTAATTAATATTGTAAAAAAAGAAAAGTATGAGCTATACAGATAAAATGTTGCGCGATGATGCCTTAAAAGGCAAAGTCATTGTAGTTACTGGGGGCGGAAGCGGTTTAGGAAAAGCAATGACAAAATATTTCTTAGAATTAGGCGCTCAGGTAGCGATTACTTCTAGAGATTTAGAAAAATTAAAAACAACTGCTTCAGAACTGGAAAGTGAAACTGGAGGAAAATGTTTACCGCTTCAATGCGACGTTCGCCATTATGAAGAAGTAGAAAATATGCTTCAGGAAACCTTAAAAGTTTTCGGAAAAGTAGATGTTCTTTTAAACAATGCGGCTGGAAATTTCATTTCTCCAACAGAACGTTTATCTGCAAATGCTTTTGATACTGTGATTGATATCGTATTAAAAGG comes from Flavobacterium sp. KACC 22761 and encodes:
- a CDS encoding methionine aminotransferase yields the protein MSKLPNITTSIFTVMSKMATEYNAINLSQGFPNFPVDERLTDIVARLAKENVHQYTPMAGFPPLMNKIAKLTQSSYNRTINPETELLVTAGATQGIFTTILALVKENYEVIILDPSYDSYESPVLLCKAKPVRVALNDDYTPNWERIEKACSVKTKMMIINNPHNPTGKILTENDFVQLKNLLEKYPDIIILSDEVYEYITFEEKHISAHTKDFLIDRCVMVSSFGKSFHITGWKIGYTIAPEHLMKEIKKVHQFLVFSVNSISQFAISEYLDVVDVNLLGKFYQEKRDYFQKLLQNSLFELKPCEGTYFQVASYANISNEDDVTFCKNLIINHGVAAIPISTFYSDHKDQKLIRFCFAKDNFTLESAAKKLCEI